In Bos indicus isolate NIAB-ARS_2022 breed Sahiwal x Tharparkar chromosome 25, NIAB-ARS_B.indTharparkar_mat_pri_1.0, whole genome shotgun sequence, the DNA window GATGGGGACTCCCGAGCCGCTGCTTCCATGCAGCCAAACCTCGGTGCACAATTCTTTGTGCCACACGTATGCAGGCCAGACCCCAGTCGGGGTCTGAAGGGGCCGGATTAGGGGTCAGCCCCGCCCCTTGAACGAGGGGCAGCGGATCCGAGAGATCAGGGGCAAGGTTTCGGGCTGGACTGGTCTAAGGATCCCCTCCCCTCCAAGCTACCAGATAGAGCCTTAGATTGAAGAATAGTAACTCCAGAAAGCAAGGTGATCCAGgctctccctgtgtgtgtgtgtgtgtttggggagatGGTTGAAGGGGTTGGGCAGAGATGGTCAAATCTGATTATACCTGTGCTCACGTAGAGAGAGGGCACTTCTGGATTCAGATCCGTACAACTACCCCTTTCCCCGCCTTGGTAGATGGGAGCTGCTCCCCGGAGGCTGAGCTGGTCAGCATCGTCAACCGGCGCTCACCCCTGAAGTCAGAGAAGAGTCCCTGCCTACCCACATCCTTCTTGCCCAGTTTTGGGGTCGCCTCCGTCTATCGGGTCCTCAGCCCTACTGGCCACCCAGTCCAGTTCAAAGGAACAGAACGATGATACTGGCTTCGGTGCTGGGGAGCGGACCCCGGGGCGGGCCACCCCTCCGGCCTCTCTTGGGGCCCGCACTCTCGCTCCGGGCCCGCTCCACATCAGCCACTGATACCCACCATGTGGAAATGGCACGGGAGCGCTCTAAGACCGTCACCTCCTTTTACAACCAGTCAGCCATTGACGTCGCAGCGGAGAAGGTGTGCAGCTAGGGCGGTGAGGCCTGGGTCTGGAGCTGGAGTGGGTGTCCGGGGAAGGGGTGAAGCTAATATGGCCGGGGGCAGGGCGTTGGAGATACTATGCTCAAAGGCCCTCTGTCCCTTCAGCCTTCAGTCCGCCTCACTCCAACCATGATGCTCTATTCAGGCCGCTCCCAGGATGGCAGTCACCTCCTGGTAAGATTCCTGCTTCTTGTTTTGCTCTTGGGCCCTGGAGCTCTgacccagccccccagcccctggccttaacttccctcttctctttcttctagaAAAGTGCCCGCTACTTGCAGCAGGAGTTGCCAGTGAGGATCGCTCACCGCATCAAGGGCTTCCGCAGCCTTCCTTTCATCATTGGCTGCAACCCCACCATACTGCACGTGGTAAGATGGCCTCAAGGGGGCATAGGAAAGGACCTTAAGTCAGTGTGCCCACCACCCATGGGGCAGATAGGGAGAGGGAACCAGAGTGGTAGAGACCTACCTGCCTAAAGGTTTCTGAGTCCTAGAGGACTCGGCCCAAGCTTTCATGGAGACTTGAAAGACCATGATGGGTTCGGAACCCAATGAACTGGGGTGGATGGCAGTCCCCATAGGTGGTCATGGCTGACTGTTCTCTACCTGTGCCCAAAGCATCCTTGTGAATTCCAACACCTCTTCCTTGCAGCACGAGCTGTACATCCGTGCCTTCCAGAAGCTGACAGACTTCCCTCCGGTGAGGGCTGGGCCAGGGCAGGGTGAGGGGCTGAGAGGTCAGGGCTGGACCACCCACGCTCACGACTACGTGGCTTGCAGATCAAGGACCAGGCGGATGAGGCCCGATACTGCCAGCTGGTGCGACAGCTGTTGGATGACCACAAGGACGTGGTGACCCTCTTAGCGGAAGGCCTGCGTGAGAGCCGGAAGTACATAGAGGTCAGGGCAGCACAATGTGGGCCCAGACCTGGTAGGGTCCTGGGAAAGGCACCAGGTTTCTGAGGCCTGCTCTTTATAGGATGAGAAGCTCGTCCGTTACTTCTTAGACAAGACGTTGACTTCAAGGCTTGGGATCCGTATGTTGGCCACCCACCATCTGGCACTACATGAGGACAAGGTGGGGCGCCAGGACCTGAGTATGTCAAGTGGACCGGAGGGAGCTGAGCCAGGAGCCCCGTTGGACTGGGGACCTGGTCCATGGGTCTGGGGAGAGCCCTGGGGCTGCTTCCATAGTCTAGAGTTTACAAGCTTTTGTTGCCCAAGATGTGGGTAGAGGTGATCTCTGGTCCTGACCTTCTTTCTCCTACCAGCCCGACTTTGTTGGCA includes these proteins:
- the BCKDK gene encoding branched-chain alpha-ketoacid dehydrogenase kinase encodes the protein MILASVLGSGPRGGPPLRPLLGPALSLRARSTSATDTHHVEMARERSKTVTSFYNQSAIDVAAEKPSVRLTPTMMLYSGRSQDGSHLLKSARYLQQELPVRIAHRIKGFRSLPFIIGCNPTILHVHELYIRAFQKLTDFPPIKDQADEARYCQLVRQLLDDHKDVVTLLAEGLRESRKYIEDEKLVRYFLDKTLTSRLGIRMLATHHLALHEDKPDFVGIICTRLSPKKIIEKWVDFARRLCEHKYGNAPRVRINGHVAARFPFIPMPLDYILPELLKNAMRATMESHLDTPYNVPDVVITIANNDIDLVIRISDRGGGIAHKDLDRVMDYHFTTAEASTQDPRISPLFGHLDLHSGGQSGPMHGFGFGLPTSRAYAEYLGGSLRLQSLQGIGTDVYLRLRHIDGREESFRI